A stretch of Impatiens glandulifera unplaced genomic scaffold, dImpGla2.1, whole genome shotgun sequence DNA encodes these proteins:
- the LOC124917050 gene encoding probable F-box protein At4g22030, protein MAALQASSLNMSYSSTSSSFSCKRHISTKSTINLPKKLTINALSLPDLSAKVLVEELHQRSSGSNNIYKNIIRSNVPFTPSPKQGTKSPTTIPKLYAILEAIADRIEMHRNIKEQRENWNSLLLNSVNAMTLTAATISAIAAAGGSHVVALSSCSSLLYMAATGLLIIVNKIQPSQLAEEQRNAARLFQKLRREIQTKLSIGNPESKDHRDAMDKVLALDRAYPLPLLGKMLEKFPEGVEPAKWWPEKRIRRQESMSPAAARVGGNGWDEGLEERMKGVVGVLRRRDKEDYLRLGEKALKLNKMLGIAGPVLTTVAAVGSALMGPSHSGLATVVGVAAGAMAAVINAVEHGGQVGMVFEMYRSNAGFFSLMEEWIEGNLEEKRGINGKVMEMKVALELGRSLSELRELTNSPLMADEEGEFGSKLF, encoded by the coding sequence aTGGCCGCTCTTCAAGCTTCAAGTTTGAATATGTCATATTCTTCGAcatcttcatctttttcttGTAAGAGACATATCAGTACCAAATCCACCATTAATCTTCCAAAAAAGCTAACCATCAATGCTCTCTCCCTCCCCGACCTTAGCGCCAAAGTCTTGGTCGAAGAATTACATCAAAGAAGCAGCGgtagtaataatatttataagaacATTATTAGATCAAACGTGCCCTTTACACCTTCCCCCAAGCAGGGCACTAAGTCTCCAACCACCATCCCCAAGCTCTACGCCATCTTGGAAGCCATCGCCGACAGGATAGAGATGCACAGGAACATCAAGGAACAACGAGAGAACTGGAACAGTCTTCTGTTAAATTCTGTTAACGCCATGACCCTAACCGCCGCAACCATCTCCGCAATCGCCGCCGCCGGTGGGTCCCATGTGGTCGCTCTCAGCTCCTGCTCGAGTCTCTTATACATGGCCGCGACTGGATTGTTGATCATCGTGAACAAGATCCAACCCTCTCAATTGGCGGAGGAACAGAGGAACGCGGCGAGGTTGTTCCAGAAACTTCGACGTGAAATCCAGACCAAACTGTCTATCGGGAATCCAGAGTCCAAGGACCATAGAGATGCTATGGATAAAGTTCTTGCGCTGGACAGAGCCTACCCGCTTCCCTTACTCGGGAAAATGCTAGAAAAGTTTCCGGAGGGAGTGGAGCCAGCCAAGTGGTGGCCGGAGAAGAGAATTAGACGGCAAGAAAGTATGTCTCCGGCGGCAGCAAGAGTCGGCGGCAACGGATGGGACGAAGGGCTGGAGGAGAGGATGAAAGGGGTAGTGGGTGTGTTGAGAAGGAGAGATAAGGAAGATTACTTGAGATTGGGGGAGAAAGCATTGAAGTTAAACAAGATGTTAGGAATAGCCGGTCCTGTTTTAACAACCGTGGCAGCTGTGGGTTCGGCTTTAATGGGGCCAAGCCACTCTGGTTTGGCGACTGTGGTCGGAGTTGCTGCCGGAGCTATGGCGGCGGTGATAAACGCGGTGGAGCACGGCGGGCAAGTGGGAATGGTGTTCGAGATGTACAGAAGCAATGCAGGGTTCTTCAGTTTGATGGAGGAATGGATAGAGgggaatttggaggagaagagAGGGATCAATGGGAAGGTTATGGAAATGAAGGTGGCGTTGGAGCTGGGGAGGAGCTTATCAGAGCTTAGGGAACTTACGAATTCTCCATTAATGGCAGATGAAGAGGGAGAATTTGGAAGCAAACTCTTCTAA